From the genome of Falco cherrug isolate bFalChe1 chromosome 10, bFalChe1.pri, whole genome shotgun sequence:
gggcgcggcggggcgggagcgggccGCGGGGCTAACGCCGCTCTTCCCTCCGCTGCCGCAGGTCTGCTGGAGATCCGCGCCGTGGCCGTGCGCACCGTGGCCATCAAGGGCGTGCGGAGCTCCCGTTACCTCTGCATGGACGAGGCGGGGCGGCTGCACGGGCAGGTGAGCTCCGACAcccccgctccccgctccccgctcccgctccccgctccccgctccccgctcccgctccccgcTCCCTGCTCCCGCTCCCCGCTCCCTGCTCCCGCTCCTCGCTCCCTgctcccgctccccgccggctCTGCCCCGGGCTCCCCTTCCCCACGGGAGCTTTCCACCCGCGCCGCCGCGCAGCCGAGACCAAGGGCCGCTATATTCTTTTTAGCGTTACGCTTGGTGATGGGTTAACAAAGCTCTCGGGGCCCCCGTCACTCCTTCTGGCTGGAGCATGGGGGATCCTGGGCGCTGCCGCTGCACGAAAGGCCGTCGGGATTGTGAGAAGGCAGCAAGGGAGCATCATTTAGGGAGCAAAGGATGTGCTACGTGTCCCCGGCCAAAATACACTGAGGATATGGTCCAGGGCAAAATTGCGTTGATGTGTAAAAAGCCTCAGCGGTGGGTGGCTGCGTCTCCGCTGCAGAAATAGATTAAATTACACCATAGAATCTGAGTAATTTCTCACtgttttggaagaagaaaaaaaccaggattACTCCTTGGAAAAGGAGATGCAGCCAGATGGCTGACAGGCACCAAGTCCTAGAAACAGGGAGTCACCATCCCGTAGGTTGTACCAGACAGAAACAGGATTTCGAGGGACGAGGGACCCTTCTCCACCGCCCCAggtgtgggctgggagagcagctcacCTGCGGGACCCCAGCAGGCGGAGGGGCTGAGGGACCTACTGACATCACTCTGCTGGGTCGGTCATCCATGCTTTCTCCCTGGGTATGTCAGCGTATCAGCTAGGCACTGTCAGCGGTGTAAACTTGTTTTAAGCCACACAGAGCAGTTGCCAGCTCTAGAACTGAAAGGGTAAGACTCAGACTTATGCTGTGTGTAACTGCTTTATGGCAGCCTGAGTTTCACAGGGAGATGGGTTTTTATTATGCTGTAGAAAAGATACAGCTTGATTCTGCTTCCATTACTCCCACAAAAATTCTGCTTATTTCAGTTGGGTGAGGATTTGGCCCATTCCCAAAACTCCCAGCATGTTTAATAAGAGCAATACGTATATAACATATAATTAagcctttcttgttttcttgcttttctgggCTAGAATCAATCGATGCTGTGATAAGGTGCATAGGGTCAGATGATATAGGTCAATTATTAGCTTAGGGTTTTAATGTATATCCAAAGCAATATGatcaatgaaaacaaagcagagccTGGATCCTGCTTCCGttggagctgctggctggacTTTAGCAATcgcagaattttaaaatagctttcatGTAACACTGTTTTGAAGGCATATACATATGCTTGGACTCAGACTGTGTTGGTGCATAGTATTAATTGCAGGggattttctctgaaaatacagtaacatGTAGCCACGTCGCCACATCTCTGTGTTGTGGACACCTGCTGTCACCTCTCTGctcacagccagggcaggcaaATCTTTGCCTTATCAGAGCTACGCTCAGGGGTGGAAGAATGAAGGGGCAAATACAGTGTCTGGGGACTGAACTGGGCAACCACTTGCTGTCCTGAAACATGcccttttttaaggaaaaaagacttTCCATCAGACTGGAAAACTGATGACGAGAGTTGATTTTTGATGTGCAGTGTGCCCTGGTCAGTAGTTTAAGGGGAAATCATGTAACTGCTGAATATACTGACATACTAtaaatttcttctgtgaaaaagaTGATATGGAAATACTTAAAGTGTGTTTGGTACTTGCTTAAAAGAATACACAAGAGACAATACCAGTGAGAGGAAGCGGGAATGATCTAGTCGAGACACGGGGGGGTACAATCAATAACTGTTACTTGTAATGTGTGCTTACTCAAgaggcttttttatttcatcatccTTGTTGGTGAGGCTGAGCActcacagaaataaagacagcTAACAATTCAGCCATAAATTTGTATCATATATACATGTTTTTCTGAGATATGTGTGCAGATGGATAAATATTGCATGATTTTATTTGGAGaaagcacctttttttaaaaaaaatactgcatttctttgaaaaatgcttttaaaagacaaaatagtACTCCATATTATTGAGGGTGCTTGAGAAAGGGCTGAAGTTTAGCAAATGAGCTCTGTTCAGACAAGCAGAACGTTCATGTAAGGACACTGCTGTCACTGCAGGCTGGAACACCATCAGTAGCTGTCTTTTATTACCCGCAGGTTCAATCACCTGCAGTGATTGAGCCTGACATAGCCCTGGAGCTGTAAGAAATTCAGTGCTTGTGTAAGGATCTGGGAAGGTCTGAGCTGCTGATACAAAATCCTAACGTACTATACATGCAGCATACCACAAATGTAATTTTACAAATTCATACCTAGGAAAATACATTCTTCTATACAGAATCTTAACTTGCACTGGTATTAATTTGGCTGTTCTAACTAATGTGTAACGAGAAAATAACCCTGTGGTAACTGATGTTTTGTAATTTCAGTAAATGCTGagcaaaaaaagacaattacctctttaatattttttaccaTGTTTGcatgctgcctttctgcagacCTGATCCTGAAGCCCTTACACAGGCAAATCTCTAACAGAGCTGGAGTTTCCTACCTGATGGTTGTTGGATTAAGTCTCGTGGCTGCAGTTACGTACTGTCAGCAGTTAAGGACGGTTTCTCTAAACCAGCACTGTCATCTGAGACCCTTTTCCCCTGGGCTCAGGACAGGAGAAGCGTGGTAGCTGTGGAGAAGTACACATCCAGGATTCAAAGTTTATTTAACGTGATGGATGTGCATTAACTTCAGGAGTTCTGGATTAGGTCTTTTAATGGCCTCGTAAACACAAAACGCATGCTATGTGCAACATGGGGAGCTCGAGTAGAGTAGAGAGTAGAATAGAGCagaatagaatggaatagagtagaaaagaatatttcatttggaaGGGACCACAACTAACATCTcatccaactgcctgaccacttcagggcaCTTCATCTCAGTGGCTGTGGTCCATCACTGAAAGAGCAGTTGCCAGAGCCAGGGGTCCCACCTgcacccctgcagcagccagggggaGGGGCAGTGGGCAGCCCACCAGCAGTGGGGTCTGCAAGGTGCAGACAAACCTGTGACAAGCCAGAGGGACATCCCTGCTGacagcagagggagaagggctGGTTGTGTCAAAGGTTTATGTGGTGGTTGAATACAATGACTGCGGTGGGTGTGTTTGTAATTCTCGTTACTCCTTGCTGTTCAGCTCAGGTATTCCACTGAGGATTGTTCCTTTGAAGAGGAGATTCGTCCAGATGGCTACAATGTATATAAATCAAAAAAATATGGAATATCGGTGTCTTTGAGTAGTGCCAAGCAAAGACAACAGttcaaaggaaaagattttcttcCGCTATCTCACTTCTTACCTATGATCAACACTGTGCCCGTGGAGTCAACAGACTTTGGTGAATACGGTGATTACAGCCAGGCCTTTGAACCAGAGGTGTACTCCTCGCCCCTCGAAACGGACAGCATGGACCCCTTTGGCATCACCTCCAAACTCTCGCCAGTGAAGAGCCCCAGCTTTCAGAAATGACTCTGATCCCACACGtgtttttgaagaaatattGCAGAATACTGCAGGGTTTTTA
Proteins encoded in this window:
- the FGF19 gene encoding fibroblast growth factor 19 translates to MGPRPAARPAALALLGLAAAAAVSLPLPDAGPHVNYGWGEPIRLRHLYTASKHGLFSCFLRIGGDGRVDAAGSQSPQSLLEIRAVAVRTVAIKGVRSSRYLCMDEAGRLHGQLRYSTEDCSFEEEIRPDGYNVYKSKKYGISVSLSSAKQRQQFKGKDFLPLSHFLPMINTVPVESTDFGEYGDYSQAFEPEVYSSPLETDSMDPFGITSKLSPVKSPSFQK